The following proteins are encoded in a genomic region of Bosea beijingensis:
- the metK gene encoding methionine adenosyltransferase: MCRFREPPTVSRQNYLFTSESVSEGHPDKVCDRISDEIVDLFFKEAAKAGMDASKVRVACETLATTNRVVIAGEVRTSLDEKAMKSKVKSAARKAIKAIGYEQDGFHWKKCKIDVLLHPQSADIAVGVDEAGNKDVGAGDQGIMFGYASRETPELLPAPIYYAHKILETLTLARKKGEGDAAKLGPDAKSQVTVKYENGKPVGVTQIVLSTQHLDEKLTSADVRKIVEPYIRQSLPDGWISKDTVWHINPTGKFVIGGPDGDAGLTGRKIIVDTYGGAAPHGGGAFSGKDPTKVDRSAAYAARYLAKNVVAAKLADRATIQLSYAIGVAKPLSIYVDLHGTGKVDEAKLEDVLGKLVDLSPNGIRNHLGLNKPIYAKTSAYGHFGRKAGRDGSFSWEKTDLVDALKKAVA; encoded by the coding sequence ATGTGCCGATTCAGGGAACCCCCGACCGTGTCACGCCAGAATTATCTGTTCACCAGCGAGTCCGTCTCGGAGGGGCACCCCGACAAGGTCTGCGACCGCATTTCAGACGAGATCGTCGATCTCTTCTTCAAGGAAGCCGCCAAGGCGGGCATGGATGCGAGCAAGGTCCGCGTCGCCTGCGAGACGCTGGCGACGACCAATCGCGTCGTCATCGCCGGCGAGGTCCGCACCTCGCTCGACGAGAAGGCGATGAAGAGCAAGGTCAAGTCGGCCGCGCGCAAGGCGATCAAGGCGATCGGCTACGAGCAGGATGGCTTCCACTGGAAGAAGTGCAAGATCGACGTACTGCTGCACCCGCAATCCGCGGATATCGCCGTGGGCGTCGATGAGGCCGGCAACAAGGATGTCGGCGCCGGCGACCAGGGCATCATGTTCGGCTATGCCAGCCGCGAGACGCCCGAGCTGCTGCCCGCCCCGATCTACTACGCCCACAAGATCCTGGAGACCCTGACGCTCGCCCGCAAGAAGGGCGAGGGCGACGCCGCCAAGCTCGGTCCGGACGCCAAGAGCCAGGTCACAGTCAAGTACGAGAACGGCAAGCCGGTCGGCGTCACCCAGATCGTGCTCTCGACCCAGCATCTCGACGAGAAGCTGACCTCGGCCGATGTCCGCAAGATCGTCGAGCCCTATATCCGTCAGTCGCTGCCGGATGGCTGGATCTCCAAGGACACGGTCTGGCACATCAACCCGACCGGCAAGTTCGTGATCGGCGGCCCGGACGGCGACGCCGGCCTCACCGGCCGCAAGATCATCGTCGACACCTATGGCGGTGCGGCCCCGCACGGCGGCGGCGCCTTCTCGGGCAAGGACCCGACCAAGGTCGACCGCTCGGCGGCTTACGCGGCGCGCTATCTCGCCAAGAACGTCGTCGCGGCGAAGCTGGCTGATCGCGCCACGATCCAGCTCTCCTACGCCATCGGCGTCGCCAAGCCGCTGTCGATCTATGTCGACCTGCACGGCACCGGCAAGGTCGACGAGGCCAAGCTCGAGGACGTGCTCGGCAAGCTGGTCGATCTGTCGCCGAACGGCATCCGCAACCATCTCGGCCTGAACAAGCCGATCTACGCCAAGACCTCGGCCTACGGCCATTTCGGCCGCAAGGCCGGCCGCGACGGCTCCTTCTCCTGGGAGAAGACCGATCTCGTCGACGCGCTGAAGAAGGCTGTCGCCTGA
- the trmB gene encoding tRNA (guanine(46)-N(7))-methyltransferase TrmB, with amino-acid sequence MTEHDNDRAFYGRRKGKALRDGQSHLMEHTLPRLRLPEGDITDLEALFPQPIEAVRLEIGFGGGEHLLMRMRESPQIGFIGVEPFINGMAKLLAVAEREGLTNIRVWDDDAALLLPRFPAGSLDAIDLLYPDPWPKRRQRKRRFVSEHTLGLFARALRPGGRFRFASDIDDYIGWTLSRLMASPDFDWTDERPGDWRTPYPGWIRTRYEAKAVREGRISSYLTALRRAS; translated from the coding sequence ATGACCGAGCACGACAACGACCGCGCTTTCTACGGCCGCCGCAAGGGCAAGGCCCTGCGCGACGGCCAGAGCCATCTCATGGAGCACACGCTGCCGCGTCTGCGCCTGCCGGAGGGCGATATCACCGATCTCGAGGCGCTGTTCCCGCAGCCCATCGAGGCGGTCCGGCTGGAGATCGGCTTCGGCGGCGGCGAGCACCTGCTGATGCGGATGCGCGAGAGCCCGCAGATCGGCTTCATCGGCGTCGAGCCCTTCATCAACGGCATGGCCAAGCTCCTGGCGGTCGCAGAGCGCGAGGGGCTGACCAATATCCGCGTCTGGGACGACGATGCCGCGCTGCTGCTGCCGCGCTTTCCGGCCGGCAGCCTCGATGCGATCGATCTGCTCTATCCCGATCCCTGGCCGAAGCGCCGGCAGCGCAAACGCCGTTTCGTCTCGGAGCATACGCTAGGCTTGTTCGCTCGCGCGCTTCGCCCCGGCGGGCGCTTCCGCTTCGCCAGCGACATCGACGATTATATCGGCTGGACCCTGTCGCGCCTGATGGCCTCGCCGGATTTCGACTGGACCGACGAGCGGCCGGGCGACTGGCGCACGCCCTATCCCGGCTGGATCCGCACCCGCTACGAGGCGAAGGCGGTCCGCGAGGGGCGCATCTCCAGCTATCTCACGGCTTTGCGTCGCGCATCCTGA
- a CDS encoding DUF2336 domain-containing protein yields MSAVGSLLRDLESTMLRGSSDERADILSRLTDLFLATAVHMDEEQVGVFDVVIGRLSRAIELRARVELSERIAPVPNAPSGVVRQLALDEIAVARAVLVQSPRLNDQDLVAVSAAKGRDHMLAITERPELGEPVTDFLILRGGRVVTHAVAANQTARFSRHGMGVLVMRAAQDDALQATLGLRRDIPTELVAQLMTAAKNSARRRLSESLEPTFANDVDNAVERGADAITAGGQMPGELGAISAALVNIRELNEAGLLDEAKVRTYAQEGATEHAICGVAVLAQLGLPASEQIILGSDREAVLLVARALGWSWETTAALISLRKDFGKSQAAVDRARESFRTLAQGTAQRVLGFLRMRDAKP; encoded by the coding sequence ATGAGTGCGGTCGGCTCGCTGCTGCGAGATCTCGAATCCACGATGCTGCGCGGCTCGAGCGACGAGCGCGCCGACATCCTGTCGCGACTGACGGACCTGTTCCTGGCGACCGCCGTCCATATGGACGAGGAGCAGGTCGGCGTCTTCGACGTGGTGATCGGGCGGCTGTCGCGCGCCATCGAACTTCGCGCCCGCGTCGAATTGTCGGAGCGGATCGCGCCGGTGCCGAACGCGCCGAGCGGCGTCGTCCGCCAGCTCGCTCTCGACGAGATCGCCGTGGCGCGCGCCGTGCTGGTGCAGTCACCGCGCCTGAACGACCAGGACCTCGTGGCGGTCTCCGCCGCCAAGGGGCGCGACCATATGCTGGCGATCACCGAGCGGCCCGAGCTCGGCGAACCCGTCACCGATTTTCTGATCCTGCGCGGTGGGCGCGTCGTGACCCATGCCGTCGCCGCCAACCAGACCGCGCGCTTCTCCCGCCACGGCATGGGCGTGCTGGTGATGCGCGCGGCGCAGGACGATGCGCTCCAGGCGACGCTGGGCTTGCGGCGCGACATTCCGACCGAGCTCGTCGCGCAGCTCATGACCGCCGCCAAGAATTCCGCCCGGCGACGGCTCAGCGAGAGCCTCGAGCCGACGTTCGCCAACGATGTCGACAATGCGGTCGAGCGCGGGGCGGATGCGATCACGGCGGGCGGCCAGATGCCGGGCGAGCTCGGCGCGATCAGCGCGGCGCTCGTCAATATTCGCGAGCTCAACGAGGCCGGCCTGCTCGACGAGGCCAAGGTCCGTACCTATGCCCAGGAAGGCGCGACCGAACACGCGATCTGCGGCGTGGCCGTGCTGGCGCAGCTCGGCCTGCCGGCGAGCGAGCAGATCATCCTCGGCAGCGACCGCGAGGCGGTGCTGCTGGTGGCGCGCGCGCTCGGCTGGTCGTGGGAGACCACGGCGGCGCTGATCTCGCTGCGCAAGGATTTCGGCAAGTCGCAGGCCGCGGTCGACCGCGCCCGCGAGAGCTTCCGCACCCTCGCCCAGGGCACCGCGCAGCGCGTGCTCGGCTTCCTCAGGATGCGCGACGCAAAGCCGTGA
- the rimP gene encoding ribosome maturation factor RimP, translating into MSEPTHEPTAAPDQEPRLVVESGVALRVAAIIEPAIVDLGYRLVRVRVTAQNGCTLQIMAERPDGTMNVEGCEEISQAVSPALDVDDPIQAAYHLEVSSPGIDRPLVRASDFERWAGHLTKIDTSEPVAGRKRFRGILRGAAGQDALLTRDDAKSEEERDVAIPMRAIAEARLVLTDALITEALRRGKSGLPPEMPQADDIASPKKGRGKSLGPRPKKADTQAPHENDNEEE; encoded by the coding sequence ATGAGTGAACCCACCCACGAGCCGACAGCGGCACCCGATCAGGAACCCCGCCTCGTCGTCGAAAGCGGCGTGGCGTTGCGCGTTGCCGCGATCATCGAGCCGGCGATCGTCGATCTCGGCTACCGGCTGGTGCGCGTGCGCGTCACCGCCCAGAACGGCTGTACCCTGCAGATCATGGCAGAGCGGCCGGACGGCACGATGAATGTCGAGGGTTGCGAGGAGATCAGCCAGGCGGTCTCGCCGGCGCTCGACGTCGATGATCCGATCCAGGCGGCCTATCATCTCGAAGTCTCGTCGCCGGGCATCGACCGTCCGCTGGTGCGCGCCAGCGATTTCGAGCGCTGGGCCGGTCACCTGACCAAGATCGACACGAGCGAGCCGGTTGCCGGCCGCAAGCGCTTCCGTGGTATCCTGCGCGGCGCCGCCGGCCAGGATGCGCTGCTGACGCGCGACGACGCCAAGAGCGAGGAAGAGCGCGACGTCGCGATTCCGATGCGCGCGATCGCCGAGGCCCGCCTCGTCCTGACCGACGCGCTCATCACCGAGGCGCTGCGCCGCGGCAAGTCCGGCCTGCCGCCGGAAATGCCGCAGGCCGACGACATCGCCAGCCCGAAGAAGGGCCGAGGAAAATCGCTGGGGCCGCGGCCGAAGAAGGCCGACACGCAGGCCCCGCACGAAAACGATAACGAAGAGGAGTGA
- the nusA gene encoding transcription termination factor NusA, with translation MVVSANRLELLQIADAVAREKSIDRQIVVDAMQDAIAKAARSRYGIETDVHAEINTKTGELRLARHLQVVDTVENPAIEITVDEAKRHNPAAQAGDVIADPLPPFDFGRIAAQSAKQVIVQKVREAERDRQYDEYKDRIGEIVNGAVKRVEYGNVFVDLGRGEAIIRRDEMIPRETFKVGDRARAYVYDVRREPRGPQIFLSRTHPQFMAKLFGQEVPEIYDGIVEVKAVARDPGSRAKIAVISRDSSIDPVGACVGMRGSRVQAVVGELQGEKIDIIPWSPDVATFVVNALQPAEVAKVVLDEEADKIEVVVPDEQLSLAIGRRGQNVRLASQLTGWDIDILTEQEESERRQKEFVQRTDLFMNALNVDETVGQLLASEGFRNVEELAYVDLSELASIEGFDEDTAGEIQSRAQEHLAAVEAELDEKRRALGVEDALREVDGVTTSMMVALGENDVKSVEDLAGCATDDLVGWTERKDGESTRHAGYLDGFDLSRQDAEAIIMAARIHAGWVEAPAEEPEAEADEAAEA, from the coding sequence ATGGTCGTCAGCGCCAACCGGCTCGAACTGCTGCAGATCGCCGACGCGGTCGCCCGCGAGAAGTCGATCGATCGTCAGATCGTCGTCGACGCCATGCAGGACGCCATCGCCAAGGCCGCCCGCTCGCGCTACGGCATCGAGACGGACGTCCATGCCGAGATCAACACCAAGACCGGCGAGCTGCGCCTCGCCCGCCATCTCCAGGTCGTCGACACCGTCGAGAACCCGGCGATCGAGATCACCGTCGACGAGGCCAAGCGCCATAATCCCGCCGCGCAGGCCGGTGACGTCATCGCCGATCCGCTGCCGCCCTTCGATTTCGGCCGCATCGCCGCCCAGTCGGCCAAGCAGGTCATCGTCCAGAAGGTCCGCGAGGCCGAGCGCGACCGCCAGTACGACGAGTACAAGGATCGCATCGGCGAGATCGTCAACGGCGCGGTCAAGCGCGTCGAATACGGCAATGTCTTCGTCGATCTCGGCCGTGGCGAAGCGATCATCCGCCGCGACGAGATGATCCCGCGCGAGACCTTCAAGGTCGGCGACCGGGCTCGCGCCTATGTCTACGACGTGCGCCGCGAGCCGCGTGGCCCGCAGATCTTCCTGTCGCGCACCCATCCGCAGTTCATGGCCAAGCTCTTCGGCCAGGAAGTGCCGGAGATCTATGACGGGATCGTCGAGGTGAAGGCCGTCGCCCGCGATCCGGGCTCGCGCGCCAAGATCGCCGTGATCTCGCGCGATTCCTCGATCGACCCGGTCGGCGCCTGCGTCGGCATGCGCGGCTCGCGCGTGCAGGCCGTGGTCGGCGAGCTCCAGGGCGAGAAGATCGACATCATTCCGTGGTCGCCGGATGTCGCGACCTTCGTCGTCAACGCGCTGCAGCCGGCGGAAGTCGCCAAGGTGGTGCTCGACGAGGAAGCCGACAAGATCGAGGTCGTGGTTCCCGACGAGCAGCTCTCGCTCGCCATCGGCCGCCGTGGCCAGAACGTGCGCCTCGCCTCGCAGCTCACCGGCTGGGACATCGACATCCTGACCGAGCAGGAGGAGTCCGAGCGCCGCCAGAAGGAATTCGTGCAGCGCACCGACCTGTTCATGAACGCGCTGAACGTCGACGAGACGGTCGGCCAGCTCCTGGCTTCGGAAGGCTTCCGCAATGTCGAGGAGCTCGCCTATGTCGATCTCTCCGAGCTCGCCTCGATCGAGGGCTTCGACGAGGACACCGCCGGCGAAATCCAGAGCCGCGCGCAGGAGCATCTCGCTGCCGTCGAGGCGGAGCTGGACGAGAAGCGTCGTGCGCTCGGCGTCGAGGACGCCTTGCGCGAGGTCGATGGCGTCACCACTTCCATGATGGTCGCGCTCGGCGAGAACGACGTGAAGAGCGTCGAGGATCTCGCGGGCTGCGCCACGGACGATCTCGTCGGCTGGACCGAACGCAAGGACGGCGAGAGCACCCGTCACGCTGGCTATCTCGACGGGTTCGACCTGTCGCGCCAGGACGCTGAAGCGATCATCATGGCCGCCCGCATCCATGCGGGCTGGGTCGAGGCGCCGGCCGAGGAGCCTGAGGCGGAAGCCGACGAGGCGGCCGAGGCCTGA
- a CDS encoding RNA-binding protein → MKAATQKETERSCVVTRAVKAPDDLIRFVAGPDGTLVPDLRRKLPGRGVWASLSRKTVAEAIKRKAFERSLKAKVAVPADLPDMIDALMLRDALQALSMANKAGLVIAGFAKVEALIGSGRCVGVIAASDGAEDGKRKIGQAVRRLGAAREAEGLKARELPVVTIFAAADLELALGRAHVIHAALAPGPAAEGVLSRWRRLVRYRTDDTAASDQNDTEDTTEPAGPNAE, encoded by the coding sequence GTGAAAGCGGCGACGCAGAAGGAAACGGAACGGAGTTGCGTCGTCACCCGTGCGGTGAAGGCGCCCGACGATCTGATCCGCTTCGTCGCCGGGCCTGACGGTACCTTGGTGCCGGATCTCAGGCGCAAGCTCCCCGGACGCGGCGTATGGGCGAGCCTCAGCCGCAAGACGGTGGCCGAGGCGATCAAGCGCAAGGCCTTCGAGCGCTCGCTCAAGGCGAAGGTCGCGGTTCCCGCCGACCTTCCGGACATGATCGATGCGCTGATGCTGCGCGATGCGCTGCAGGCGCTCTCGATGGCCAACAAGGCGGGGCTCGTCATCGCGGGCTTCGCCAAGGTCGAGGCCCTGATCGGCTCGGGTCGCTGCGTCGGCGTGATCGCTGCCAGCGACGGGGCCGAGGACGGCAAGCGCAAGATCGGCCAGGCCGTCAGGCGGCTTGGCGCGGCGCGCGAGGCCGAGGGGCTCAAGGCCCGCGAACTGCCCGTCGTCACGATTTTCGCGGCGGCGGATTTGGAATTGGCGTTGGGGCGGGCACATGTGATACATGCCGCGCTTGCTCCGGGACCGGCGGCCGAGGGTGTGCTCTCCCGCTGGCGTCGGCTCGTCCGGTATCGGACGGACGATACCGCCGCATCCGACCAGAACGACACCGAAGACACGACCGAACCGGCAGGACCGAACGCGGAATGA
- the infB gene encoding translation initiation factor IF-2, whose translation MTDTKNPGDKTLSVNPPKTLSLKRPVEQSTVRQSFSHGRTKQVVVEVKRRAAGHEVKEPVAPRAPQAPAPQATPPRPAAPQPAQRPAGSMLLRTLSDEEKDARQRALSEARSSEAEARRIAEDEARQRAAAVERERQEREAAAARQRQEEERRRQEDDQKRRVEMAARQRDEQPARPAAPPPQAREAAPAPQAPAPQPTQYYGRPAPSGPREFTSRPPMRDTGARPPRLDGRPPRSDSPRPPRLDTTAPSEPAVVRPARQAPSSSGAPRNRSDDVDVKAAFRRPGLSAGAGRGPAPAAPKTPKTTNDKPRGRLTLSTATGSDDERTRSVASFRRRVQRMTGHRASDAQKERVMREVIIPETITIQELANRMTERGVDVIRLLMKQGAMHKITDVIDADTAQLIAEEMGHTVKRVAESDVEEGLFDTPDTDETLESRPAVVTIMGHVDHGKTSLLDAIRKTKVVTGEAGGITQHIGAYQVTTPLGSQVTFIDTPGHAAFTAMRARGAKVTDVVVLVVAADDGVMPQTAEAIHHAKAAGVPLIVAINKVDKSDANPDRVRAELLQYEIQVETLGGETLEVEVSAKTGHNLDKLLEAISLQAELLDLKANPDRAAEGTVIEAKLDRGRGPVATVLVQRGTLRTGDIVVAGAEWGRVRALIADTGAQVKEAPPSMPVEVLGFNGTPEAGDRVAVVESEARAREITDYRERQRRDRLAARGAASGAGRSLAEMMRELKEGAGRKEFPLVVKGDVQGSVEAIVGALEKVGNEEVRARVLSSGVGAITESDVTLAQASGAVVVGFNVRAHKEAREAADRAGVEIRYYNIIYNLMDDVKDAMSGLLAPTLRETMLGNATILEIFNVSKVGKIAGCRVTDGTIERGANVRLIRDNVVVHEGKLGQLKRFKDDAKEVVAGQECGMAFENYQDMRAGDVIECYRVEEIKRSL comes from the coding sequence ATGACCGATACCAAGAACCCGGGCGACAAGACACTCTCCGTCAACCCGCCCAAGACCCTGTCGCTGAAGCGGCCTGTCGAGCAGAGCACTGTTCGCCAGAGCTTCTCGCATGGGCGCACGAAGCAGGTCGTCGTCGAGGTCAAGCGCCGCGCCGCCGGGCATGAGGTCAAGGAGCCCGTCGCGCCGCGTGCGCCGCAGGCCCCGGCTCCGCAGGCGACCCCGCCGCGGCCGGCCGCTCCGCAGCCGGCCCAGCGCCCTGCCGGCAGCATGCTGCTGCGCACCCTCTCCGACGAGGAGAAGGACGCCCGTCAGCGCGCCCTGTCGGAAGCTCGCAGCAGCGAGGCCGAGGCCCGCCGCATCGCCGAGGACGAGGCGCGCCAGCGCGCCGCGGCCGTCGAGCGCGAGCGCCAGGAGCGCGAAGCCGCGGCCGCCCGTCAGCGGCAGGAGGAAGAGCGCCGCCGTCAGGAAGACGACCAGAAGCGCCGTGTCGAGATGGCTGCGCGCCAGCGCGACGAGCAGCCGGCCCGCCCGGCAGCCCCGCCGCCGCAGGCTCGTGAGGCCGCCCCTGCGCCCCAGGCCCCGGCTCCGCAGCCGACCCAGTATTACGGCCGTCCGGCCCCGTCCGGCCCGCGCGAGTTCACCTCGCGCCCGCCGATGCGCGACACCGGCGCCCGCCCGCCGCGTCTCGACGGCCGTCCGCCGCGCTCCGATTCGCCGCGCCCGCCGCGTCTCGACACGACGGCTCCGTCCGAGCCGGCCGTCGTGCGCCCGGCCCGTCAGGCCCCGTCTTCCAGCGGTGCGCCGCGCAATCGCTCGGACGATGTCGATGTGAAGGCCGCCTTCCGTCGTCCCGGCCTGAGCGCCGGCGCCGGCCGTGGCCCGGCTCCCGCCGCGCCGAAGACGCCGAAGACCACCAACGACAAGCCGCGCGGTCGCCTGACGCTATCGACCGCGACCGGGAGCGATGACGAGCGCACGCGTTCGGTCGCCTCGTTCCGCCGGCGCGTGCAGCGCATGACCGGCCATCGCGCGTCGGATGCTCAGAAAGAGCGCGTGATGCGCGAGGTGATCATCCCCGAGACGATCACCATCCAGGAACTCGCGAACCGCATGACGGAGCGCGGCGTCGACGTCATCCGCCTGCTGATGAAGCAGGGCGCGATGCACAAGATCACCGACGTGATCGATGCCGACACCGCCCAGCTCATCGCCGAGGAAATGGGCCATACCGTCAAGCGTGTCGCCGAGTCGGACGTCGAGGAAGGCCTGTTCGATACGCCGGACACCGACGAGACCCTGGAGTCGCGGCCGGCGGTCGTGACCATCATGGGCCATGTCGACCACGGCAAGACCTCGCTGCTCGACGCCATTCGCAAGACCAAGGTCGTCACCGGCGAAGCCGGTGGCATCACCCAGCATATCGGCGCCTATCAGGTGACGACGCCGCTGGGCAGCCAGGTGACCTTCATCGACACGCCCGGTCACGCTGCCTTCACGGCGATGCGCGCCCGCGGTGCCAAGGTGACGGACGTGGTCGTGCTGGTCGTGGCGGCCGATGACGGCGTCATGCCGCAGACGGCCGAGGCGATCCATCACGCCAAGGCGGCCGGCGTGCCGCTGATCGTGGCGATCAACAAGGTCGACAAGTCCGACGCCAATCCGGATCGCGTCCGCGCCGAACTGCTCCAGTACGAGATCCAGGTCGAGACGCTGGGCGGCGAGACGCTCGAAGTCGAGGTGTCCGCCAAGACCGGCCACAACCTCGACAAGCTGCTCGAGGCGATCTCGCTGCAGGCCGAACTGCTCGATCTCAAGGCCAACCCGGATCGCGCCGCCGAAGGCACGGTCATCGAGGCCAAACTCGATCGTGGCCGCGGTCCGGTCGCGACCGTTCTCGTCCAGCGCGGCACGCTGCGCACCGGCGACATCGTCGTGGCGGGCGCCGAATGGGGCCGCGTCCGCGCCCTGATCGCCGATACCGGCGCGCAGGTGAAGGAGGCTCCGCCCTCCATGCCGGTCGAGGTGCTCGGCTTCAACGGCACGCCCGAGGCCGGTGACCGCGTCGCGGTCGTCGAGTCCGAGGCCCGCGCCCGCGAGATCACCGATTACCGCGAGCGTCAGCGTCGCGACCGCCTCGCCGCCCGCGGCGCGGCTTCGGGCGCCGGCCGCTCGCTCGCCGAGATGATGCGCGAGCTCAAGGAAGGCGCCGGCCGCAAGGAATTCCCGCTCGTCGTCAAGGGCGACGTGCAGGGCTCCGTGGAAGCCATCGTCGGAGCGCTCGAGAAGGTCGGCAACGAGGAGGTCCGCGCTCGCGTGCTCTCGTCGGGTGTCGGCGCCATCACCGAGTCGGATGTCACCCTTGCCCAGGCTTCGGGCGCGGTGGTCGTCGGTTTCAACGTCCGCGCCCACAAGGAAGCGCGCGAGGCGGCCGACCGGGCCGGCGTCGAGATCCGCTACTACAACATCATCTATAACCTCATGGATGACGTGAAGGATGCGATGTCGGGCCTGCTGGCGCCGACCCTGCGCGAGACCATGCTCGGCAACGCGACGATCCTCGAGATCTTCAACGTCTCGAAGGTCGGCAAGATTGCCGGCTGCCGCGTCACCGACGGCACGATCGAGCGCGGCGCCAATGTCCGCCTGATCCGCGACAACGTCGTGGTTCACGAGGGCAAGCTCGGCCAGCTCAAGCGCTTCAAGGACGATGCCAAGGAAGTCGTGGCCGGCCAGGAATGCGGCATGGCCTTCGAGAACTACCAGGACATGCGCGCCGGCGACGTGATCGAGTGCTATCGCGTCGAAGAGATCAAGCGCAGCCTCTGA
- the rbfA gene encoding 30S ribosome-binding factor RbfA — protein MAKPAKPSGPSQRQLRVGELIRHALAEMLARGDIHDDVLAKHVVTVPEVRLSPDLKLATCYIMPLGGLDIAPVLKALDANKRYLRGEIAHRVNLKYAPDLRFRADESFAEAERIDALLDTEAVRRDTQVQRLRIDQDHEDDRDDDR, from the coding sequence ATGGCTAAACCTGCAAAACCCTCAGGCCCGTCCCAGCGGCAATTGCGCGTCGGCGAGCTGATCCGCCATGCGCTGGCCGAAATGCTCGCGCGCGGCGACATCCATGACGACGTGCTGGCGAAGCATGTCGTGACCGTGCCTGAGGTGCGCCTCTCGCCGGATCTCAAGCTCGCGACCTGCTACATCATGCCGCTCGGCGGGCTGGACATCGCCCCCGTGCTCAAGGCGCTCGACGCCAACAAGCGCTATCTGCGTGGCGAGATCGCCCATCGCGTGAACCTGAAATACGCGCCGGACCTGCGCTTCCGCGCCGATGAGAGCTTCGCCGAGGCCGAGCGCATCGACGCGCTGCTCGACACCGAAGCGGTGCGCCGCGACACCCAGGTCCAGCGCCTCAGGATCGACCAGGACCACGAAGACGACCGTGACGATGACCGCTGA
- the truB gene encoding tRNA pseudouridine(55) synthase TruB, which yields MTAENAPEIAQDAAPAPRPKKRDVHGWVILDKPIGMTSTHAVSVVKRAFGAKKAGHAGTLDPLASGLLPIALGEATKTVPFVMDGRKAYQFTVAWGTQTNTDDTEGSVIATSDKRPDEAAIAALLPRFTGTILQTPPKFSAIKIAGERAYDLARDGEEVELEARPVEIDALRIVSHDGATTTFEAECGKGTYVRAIARDLGLALGCLGHVAHLRRTRVGPFTVAEAASVETLRESPESALTALQPVKAALTLIPEIVLHRDAAARLKRGQSALLRGAGAPIELEAAYATCAGTLVSTGSVQNGEFVPHRVFNL from the coding sequence ATGACCGCTGAGAACGCCCCCGAAATCGCCCAGGACGCCGCGCCGGCGCCGCGCCCGAAGAAGCGCGACGTCCATGGCTGGGTCATCCTGGACAAGCCGATCGGCATGACCTCGACCCATGCGGTCAGCGTCGTGAAGCGCGCTTTCGGCGCCAAGAAGGCCGGCCATGCCGGCACGCTCGATCCGCTGGCCTCCGGCCTGCTGCCGATCGCGCTGGGCGAGGCGACGAAGACCGTTCCCTTCGTGATGGACGGCCGCAAGGCCTATCAGTTCACCGTTGCCTGGGGCACGCAGACCAATACCGACGACACCGAGGGCAGCGTCATCGCGACCTCGGACAAGCGCCCGGACGAGGCTGCGATCGCAGCTCTGCTGCCGCGCTTCACCGGCACAATCCTGCAGACGCCGCCCAAGTTCTCGGCGATCAAGATTGCCGGCGAACGCGCCTATGACCTCGCCCGCGACGGCGAGGAGGTTGAGCTGGAGGCGCGGCCCGTCGAGATCGACGCGCTCCGCATCGTCAGCCATGACGGCGCCACCACCACCTTCGAGGCCGAATGCGGCAAGGGCACCTATGTCCGTGCCATCGCTCGCGATCTCGGGCTCGCGCTCGGCTGCCTCGGCCATGTCGCGCATCTGCGCCGTACCCGCGTGGGTCCTTTCACGGTGGCGGAGGCCGCGAGTGTCGAGACCCTGCGCGAGAGCCCGGAGAGCGCGCTGACGGCCCTCCAGCCGGTCAAGGCGGCGTTGACGCTGATCCCGGAAATCGTGCTCCACCGCGACGCCGCCGCCCGTCTCAAGCGCGGCCAGAGCGCCTTGCTGCGTGGCGCCGGGGCTCCGATCGAGCTGGAGGCGGCTTACGCCACCTGCGCCGGCACGCTGGTCTCGACGGGCTCGGTCCAGAACGGCGAATTCGTCCCCCATCGCGTCTTCAATCTCTGA
- a CDS encoding DUF3592 domain-containing protein has protein sequence MGESRRKQRFGGLAQDGRLLFWRIGCVFGIAAVILATACYFTYSHNQKLLARAERAAGTVLELRHGGGNSTYRPVVSFQTAQGQAVTFVASWGTSPPAYSRGDRVTVLYDAATPEKAEIEGFLSLWLGTLILAGLTTVFGLLSAILMIVAKRG, from the coding sequence ATGGGCGAAAGCCGCAGGAAGCAACGGTTCGGGGGCCTTGCCCAGGATGGCAGGCTCCTGTTCTGGCGCATCGGCTGCGTTTTCGGCATCGCCGCCGTCATTCTGGCGACGGCCTGCTATTTCACCTACAGCCATAACCAGAAGCTGCTGGCGCGCGCCGAGCGCGCTGCCGGAACGGTGCTCGAACTCCGGCATGGCGGTGGGAACTCGACCTATCGCCCGGTCGTGAGCTTTCAGACGGCGCAGGGACAGGCCGTCACCTTCGTGGCGTCATGGGGGACGAGTCCGCCGGCTTATAGCAGGGGCGACCGGGTGACCGTGCTCTATGACGCAGCGACGCCGGAAAAGGCCGAGATCGAGGGCTTCCTCTCCCTGTGGCTGGGAACCCTGATCCTCGCCGGCCTGACAACGGTCTTCGGGCTGCTCTCGGCGATCCTGATGATCGTGGCCAAGCGCGGCTGA